One segment of Plasmodium vivax chromosome 14, whole genome shotgun sequence DNA contains the following:
- a CDS encoding sodium/hydrogen exchanger 1, putative (encoded by transcript PVX_122015A), which yields MLHLKSFKQEKSVKKKNRIFLHFFIKIKIFLLCILFVLLKNEDHVDQRGERLPREDVCPLGGNEKSGDLKISKVGEKEGDNIKLSGERRVNISATHDDVSQLSLFEDVCILFCKANFVNERYLRLVGCSGKEATYPRRGHISRMLRERVRRNEYYENGREDTKLGVDAGGSGSENEGDDDEHRNQLPSASNEVSEGMVFFCFIFISATMLQFILSKIHKLNIPVSVIWFLYGMCTYVIAKNFNMFEENALHKSIINARNIDSSVLYFVLLPILLYEATQDINYYAFKNFLYGGIGLAVIGVALQVGILGILFYYSFMYRQEQSPLSSSFLLASILSSTDPVAVLSILSVVDAPSKISSMFHVESLINDGSSVLLFQFFFYLTIGYKANASQYVILFVKLLFLSPVFGIGMAMLTFAWINLYRKYYYNQCLATITMCYLSYFVSEYYFNLSGPLAIVCYGLFINAYGHIALDEVAQRKHKEIVELLSLMGNSSIFIISGIVSFGMMENVFKDNLYFFIYIVLTYIYLVLARSIMILIFTPFLSRIGYPINWKEILLLIWGGLRGGIVLVLGLRIEAENKINDKLTKELAYYISGSVLLILTIQGLTFECLYKLLNIYPPNPFRIVYLEKVLKMIDYNFYIRKKSLKNYWLFKGTNILHFSNKIVPELYWRKMNKYGEFDLRLPDIYACLQDISSCDISFWERAYDSQTVIESFDDVSSNGKGSFPNKNEDKTSPGGGKKSDNKNSAHSSISSRILQKNELSNVTDNDTLNERGALNDRNVHIYRGKENPSCRKKKKSIYEEVKWKNSNFTDIEYEDNSDEYSYVNNDDSNSRKKKKRGKTKMRNNAGRRHRVGEFISRGKTSFDNFSYKGEMKINIIRNNDNYFSSNDEDEHNYTNINYSLSSKNFDKLSNHLNELSDNESCYTDKVCENSKIKNLNAFNYDKISIKTYDRLINKMNYREFKRTRTEKENFTVIDSIVDNHNEKETFDPKYNLRLIEHATDLPKTLSDNLLVKSNVENENGSNGDVKSGAPDSNEKEKRKKKNFLNFLHDQAAVKEGDLSKENDSVREAEVGKNPDGEKSYAQQDSNLGEEHLMKNINYDNITKKDENLLNNYKDLKKIAEGTNEDTPGVANADQGENELLMSDNFIIKIQKEKSHECEGVREESVQGEMGEDRQNDLEEKDEAEVAGAGAGAERAEEGLQNCVTCVTNEEGNVVDEIINYDGGENRSNEPNFEEYLTYKNLFALDSDGKKISSFFNNNYDKKSHLTIGVKNPSELNISTKGTNSKTLVLMNKEIEKGKKMKKSDKAKCTPCTGVFDFTACSRKKRDGNRSPLKVKSSKGGKRKKGDNHNCDDADSEEFHKGDSQNVEVNRNNSNSNAGNDNNVSNNNNSNGDFLEGGKGIPKPQRNNTTDFTARRYDTDQTINFECIEDVCQKKHVATFYSFLKRPKMKIKNKLFSEIRRARSHESYGNSKDKSGKSKDDVFYSSLKKKIVRKEREGELYIMIFNTCRELYKKLYVNGFISGECLLTLTSILDLSADFALKKVRMNPIKAWADAFDKSKNKNSNKRRRSIDHRNGFEYEFNVLLSKLKINTKHSFFFSPKVVNIFLVYEHCMKDLQIILSYVDVHQCTLDKGGITMKLLLGKNLLRSYYRNIELAKSLIPHLVNKYKDVVKYCLIKIGADMLMHLKKTIVNEQAANGLLLTQDNEKLNGIFDEQQIKINRYRPYLHYFLKKNMFKMIIK from the exons ATGCTCCATCTAAAATCGTTTAAGCAGGAAAAATCtgtcaaaaagaaaaatcggatttttttacattttttcataaaaattaaaattttccttttatgcatcctttttgtgctgttgaaaaatgaagaccATGTAGACCAAAGAGGTGAGAGACTCCCCAGGGAAGATGTGTGCCCCCTGGGAGGGAACGAAAAAAGCGGTGATTTGAAAATAAGCAAAgtgggagaaaaagaaggggataATATAAAACTTTCGGGTGAACGACGTGTCAATATTAGCGCTACCCACGATGATGTATCTCAGTTAAGCCTGTTTGAAGATGTGTgcatccttttttgcaaagcaaACTTTGTTAATGAGAGGTATTTGCGGCTAGTCGGGTGTTCCGGTAAGGAGGCGACTTACCCGCGAAGGGGGCACATCTCCAGAATGCTGCGCGAAAGGGTGAGAAGGAATGAGTATTATGAAAATGGAAGGGAAGATACAAAATTGGGTGTGGAtgcagggggaagcggaagtgAGAACGAAGGGGACGATGACGAACATAGGAACCAACTGCCATCCGCATCGAATGAGGTCTCCGAAGGAATGGTTTTcttctgttttattttcatctcCGCGACCATGCTGCAGTTTATCCTTTCCAAAATACACAAGCTGAACATCCCAGTATCAGTAATATGGTTCCTATATGGAATGTGCACCTACGTGATAGCAAAAAATTTCAACATGTTTGAAGAGAATGCTTTGCATAAATCTATCATCAACGCGAGGAACATCGATTCGTCCGTCCTTTACTTCGTTCTGTTGCCAATTTTGCTGTATGAAGCTACGCAGGACATAAATTATTACGCCTTTAAGAATTTTCTCTACGGAGGAATAGGATTAGCAGTGATAGGGGTAGCACTACAAGTGGGTATACTGGGGATTTTGTTTTACTATTCCTTCATGTATAGGCAAGAGCAGTCCCCCCTAAGCAGCAGCTTTTTATTAGCCTCCATCTTATCGTCAACAGATCCCGTGGCAGTGCTCTCAATTTTGTCAGTAGTGGATGCCCCCTCAAAAATAAGTTCCATGTTTCATGTGGAGTCGCTAATAAATGATGGAAGTTCCGTCCTACtatttcagttttttttttatttaacaattGGGTATAAGGCGAACGCATCTCAGTATGTAATTCTGTTTGTGAAGCTACTATTTTTGAGCCCCGTATTTGGCATAGGCATGGCTATGCTGACATTTGCCTGGATAAATTTGTATAGAAAATACTACTACAATCAGTGTCTGGCGACGATAACCATGTGTTATTTGAGTTACTTTGTCTCTGAGTATTACTTTAACTTGTCTGGCCCGCTGGCAATCGTTTGTTATGGTTTATTTATTAACGCGTATGGTCATATTGCCCTGGACGAAGTGGCCCAGAGGAAGCACAAAGAAATTGTGGAGCTTCTCTCCCTCATGGGAAACTCCAGCATTTTCATCATATCAGGGATAGTCTCCTTTGGGATGATGGAAAATGTGTTCAAGGACaacttgtattttttcatatacatCGTATTgacgtatatttatttggtGTTGGCAAGGTCAATAATGATTCTAAtttttactccttttttgtccAGAATTGGGTACCCTATAAATTGGAAGGAAATATTGCTCCTAATTTGGGGAGGACTACGAGGCGGTATTGTACTGGTCCTAGGGTTACGGATAGAAGCagagaataaaattaacGACAAATTGACGAAGGAGTTGGCTTACTACATCAGTGGTAGTGTATTGCTCATACTGACCATTCAGGGGTTAACTTTTGAGTGTCTATACAAACTGTTAAATATTTATCCGCCCAACCCGTTTAGAATTGTTTACCTAGAAAAGGTGCTCAAAATGATTGACTACAATTTCTATATTAGGAAGAAGAGCTTAAAGAATTACTGGCTTTTTAAAGGCACCAACATTCTTCACTTTTCCAATAAAATAGTCCCTGAGTTGTACTGGaggaaaatgaacaaatatgGAGAGTTCGATTTGAGGTTGCCCGATATTTATGCCTGCCTGCAGGATATAAGCTCGTGCGATATTTCCTTTTGGGAACGTGCTTACGATTCGCAGACAGTGATCGAAAGTTTTGACGACGTTTCCTCCAATGGGAAAGGCAGTTTTCCTAACAAGAACGAGGATAAGACAAGTCcaggtggggggaaaaaaagtgataataaaaattcgGCCCATTCCTCCATCAGCAGCAGGATTCTACAAAAGAATGAACTGTCAAACGTTACAGATAATGACACCCTTAATGAGAGAGGCGCGCTGAACGATagaaatgtgcacatttatagaggaaaagaaaacccAAGTtgcaggaagaaaaaaaaaagtatatacgAAGAggtgaaatggaaaaacagCAATTTTACGGATATAGAATATGAAGATAATAGTGATGAATACAGCTACGTAAATAACGATGACAGTAATagcaggaagaaaaagaaaaggggaaaaacgaaGATGAGAAACAATGCGGGTAGGAGGCACCGAGTAGGGGAATTCATCTCCAGGGGAAAAACAAGCTTTGATAATTTCTCGTACAAAggagaaatgaaaataaatatcatCAGAAATAATGACAACTACTTCAGCAGTAACGATGAAGACGAACATAATTACACAAATATAAACTACTCACTTTCGTccaaaaattttgataagCTGAGCAACCATCTGAATGAGCTCTCCGATAATGAGTCATGCTACACAGATAAGGTGTGtgaaaatagcaaaataaaaaacttgaATGCTTTTAACTATGACAAGATTTCCATAAAAACGTATGACCGTcttataaacaaaatgaattaccGAGAATTTAAGAGAACCAGAACGGAGAAGGAAAACTTTACCGTGATTGACAGCATCGTTGATAACCACAACGAGAAGGAGACCTTCGATCCCAAGTACAATTTGAGGCTAATCGAGCACGCCACCGATTTGCCCAAAACCTTGAGTGATAATTTGCTCGTTAAGAGCAATGTGGAAAATGAGAATGGCAGTAATGGAGATGTAAAGAGCGGTGCACCAGATTCGaatgagaaggaaaagaggaagaaaaaaaactttttaaattttttgcacGACCAAGCTGCGGTGAAGGAGGGCGACCTGAGCAAAGAAAACGACTCCGTGAGAGAAGCCGAGGTGGGGAAAAACCCAGACGGGGAAAAATCATACGCGCAACAGGATAGCAACCTAGGGGAGGAGCAcctaatgaaaaatataaactatGATAACATCACGAAGAAGGACGAAAATTTGCTAAACAACTACAAAGATTTGAAGAAGATCGCCGAGGGGACTAATGAGGACACGCCGGGGGTAGCTAATGCGGATCAAGGGGAGAACGAGTTGCTGATGAGcgacaattttattataaaaattcagAAGGAAAAGTCGCATGAATGTGAGGGGGTTCGGGAGGAGAGTGTGCAGGGCGAAATGGGGGAGGACCGCCAAAACGatttagaagaaaaagacGAAGCAGAAGTAGCAGGGGCAGGAGCAGGAGCAGAACGCGCAGAGGAAGGCCTGCAAAACTGCGTCACCTGTGTGACAAATGAAGAGGGCAACGTGGTGGATGAGATTATAAACTATGACGGGGGCGAAAACAGAAGTAACGAACCCAATTTTGAGGAATACCTGacgtataaaaatttgtttgctCTGGACAGCGATGGGAAGAAAATCTCGTCCTTCTTTAACAACAACTATGATAAGAAGAGTCACCTAACGATCGGGGTGAAAAATCCCTCGGAGCTGAACATCTCCACCAAGGGAACTAACAGCAAAACTTTGGTGTTAATGAACAAAGAAATtgagaaagggaaaaagatgaaaaaaagtgataaagCGAAGTGTACCCCATGCACAGGTGTGTTTGATTTCACCGCCTgttcaagaaaaaaaagggatggTAATCGGAGCCCATTAAAGGTGaaaagcagcaaagggggaaaacgtaaaaaaggcGATAACCATAACTGCGATGATGCTGATAGTGAAGAGTTCCACAAGGGAGATAGCCAAAATGTGGAGGTAAATCGAAATAACTCCAACAGCAACGCAGGTAATGACAACAATGTCAGTAATAATAACAACAGTAATGGAGATTTCCtagaggggggaaagggaaTCCCCAAACCGCAACGAAACAACACCACGGACTTCACTGCAAGGAGGTATGACACAGATCAAACGATAAATTTCGAATGCATAGAAGATGTGTGCCAGAAGAAACACGTGGCTACCTTTTACAGCTTTTTAAAGAGgcccaaaatgaaaataaaaaataaattattcagCGAAATAAGAAGGGCAAGAAGCCACGAAAGTTACGGCAACAGTAAGGATAAGTCCGGGAAGTCCAAGGATGATGTTTTCTACAGCtcactgaaaaaaaaaattgttcgaAAGGAAAGAGAAGGGGAGCTCTACATTATGATATTTAATACGTGCAgggaattatataaaaaattgtacgtAAACGGCTTCATCTCGGGGGAATGTCTATTAACACTTACGTCCATTTTAGATTTGTCTGCCGATTTTGCCTTGAAAAAGGTACGAATGAACCCCATTAAAGCATGGGCAGATGCTTTTGATAAGAGCAAAAACAAGAATAGCaacaaaaggaggaggagcattGACCATAGGAATGGGTTTGAATACGAATTTAACGTACTGttatcaaaattaaaaattaatacaaagcattctttttttttttcgcccaaagtggtaaatatatttcttgtGTATGAACACTGCATGAAGGACCTGCAGATTATTCTCTCCTATGTGGACGTTCACCAGTGCACACTGGATAAGGGGGGAATTACTATGAAGCTACTGCTGGGGAAAAACTTGCTCAGAAGCTACTACCGAAATATAGAGCTCGCCAAGAGCCTCATACCGCACCTGGTTAATAAGTACAAGGACGTCGTGAAGTACTGCCTCATTAAGATAGGCGCGGACATGCTCATGCATTTGAAGAAGACG ATCGTTAATGAGCAAGCTGCCAACGGATTGTTACTAACCCAGGACAACGAAAAACTGAATGGCATTTTCGATGAGCAGCAAATCAAAATTAATAGATACAGGCcatatttgcattatttCCTAAAAAAGAACATGTTTAAGATGATTATTAAGTAG